The Chitinophaga pinensis DSM 2588 region TGCGCCAGGGTAGTAGCTCCGATAAAAAAGGCACTGGCTAATACTACCAACAAAAAGAATGTGCTGTTCTGGAGGAGGCCAGCCCAGAAACGTGTAGAGCCATGCTCACCATGAAATGCAAAAATTCCGATCAATAAAGTCAGCAAGCCAACACCCATTAACACGAAGCTGGTCCTTTTTAATCTTGCCGGTACTACAAATTGGTCCTTCATTACTGTATATTAAAATACTTGATTGAATGCTGTTTATCTTAGTGTGTCGCTGATGAGTCAGTTGTCGCAGGTGCTGATGCCGCTGATGCAGCAGGAGCTGTCTGTGTTGCTTCATTAGCCACTGGTCCAGCGTTTGCACCGCCGTTCTGTACGCTGCGGATGTAAGCCGCTACTTTCCAGCGCTGTTCTCTGTCGAGCTGGCTGGCGTAGCTACCCATCGCATTATAACCGAAGGTCATTACGTGGAACAGGCGTCCTTCAGTATAGCTGGCTTTCGCACCGCTCGCCAGGTTGGCAGGAGCTGCTACGTATGGACCAGCACCACCATTGTACAGCGGACCGTTACCGTCCAGCTTGGAACCGTGGCAGATAGCACAGTAGATATTGAATAGACGTTTTCCTTCCTCCAGATCCGCTTTTGTGAGAATCAGCGGATTCTTTACTGCATTAGCCAAAGCGGTATCTGCCGCTTTCAGATGGTAAGGCAGCAATTCTCCTCTTTTTACGGTTCCATCTACTGGCTTCAGTGTAGAAAGACGCTCACTGTAGAACTCGTATGCACGGGATTCAACCATGTCCGGCATGTAATGCTTGCCGGGTTTCCTGTTGTCTTTTCCGCATGCCGATAACATAGCTCCACTTACCACAGCAGCCGCGATCAATATGTTGGAAGTCCTTTTCATCTGTTTATTATAATTCAAGCTTATGTTCTGTGTGCTCCTCCCGGGGAATACGTCCTCCGGAAAGTTTTAAATTCTGTTTATGCGTTTACAGCCTCAACTTTTGTTTCAAACAGGCGGTCTTCACGGTCAAAACGACCGAACCACCAACCTGATTCAACACGCTGTTCGTTCACATCCTCGCCGCCCAGACCTGCCAGGAATCTTTTCAGTTCCTCAGCATTGGTTTTAGCAGTTACTTCAATCGCCATCACGAACTTATCGTCCGTCTGACGTGGATTGAAGATATGTTTCTTTACGAAAGGAGCCAGCTGACACAGGTAGCAGAATGTGAGCACCATACCTACTGCTGAAAACAATACCGTCAATTCGAAAGTGATAGGTATGAATGCTGGCAGCGGGAAGTGTGGCTTACCACCTATATTCATAGGCCAGTCAGAGTTAAATACCCAGCTCATGCAGGATAATGCCGTAGTAGTACCGGTGATACCGTATATGAAGCCGGCAGTGTGCAGGCTGGTTTCGCGCAGACCCATTGCATGGTCAAGACCATGCACCGGAAATGGTGTGTACACATCGTGTAACTTGTAACCCGCAGTTCTTACTTTTTTCACTGCCGGAAACAATACCGCCTCATCACTAAAACTTGCTACAACAAAATTTTTAACCGCCATATGTTTAAAAAATTCTTAGTCTAAAAAACGAAATCCGATTCTTTACTTGTCCGGGATCTCCCGGTCATAGATTAGTTATGATGAGCGTGAGCTACTGCACCGTGAGCATCGTGATGATGATCGTCATCATGGTGTAAACCAGCTTCAAACTCTTCAGCAGGCTGCTGCTCATACTGCTCCATGCCCTTCTTGAAGCTTTCACCGGAAGTTTTCAGTACGCTCTTGATCTCAGCAACAGCGATAACCGGGAAGTACTTGGCGAACAGGAAGAAACAGGTAAAGAACAGACCGAAGGTACCCATATAGAAACCAACTTCCGGCCAGGATGGACGATAGTAGCTCCAGCTGGATGGCAGGTAGTCACGATACAGGGAAGTACAGATGATTACGAAACGCTCGAACCACATACCGATGTTTACGATGATAGACATCACAAAGGTTACGGCTACGTTTCTTCTCATTTTGCTGAACCAGAATACCTGTGGAGTGATTACGTTACAGGTCATCATGATCCAGTAAGACCAACCCAGCGGACCTGCTGCACGGTATTTATAGAAAGTATCGAATTCATAAGGAACTGCTGCGTACCATGCCATGAATAACTCAGTCAGGTAAGCACAACCTACTACGGAACCGGTCAGTACAATCACCTTGTTCATAGCCTCCATGTGGCCCAGGGTGATATAGTCTTCCAGACCTAATATTTTACGTACGATGATCAGCAGGGTCTGTACCATTGCGAATCCGGAGAAGATCGCACCCGCCACGAAGTATGGAGGGAAGATGGTAGTATGCCAACCAGGAATTACGGAAGTTGCAAAGTCAAAAGATACGATAGTGTGTACAGAAAGTACCAGTGGAGTAGAGAGACCCGCCAGAACCAGTGACAGTGCCTCGTGACGCTGCCAGTGTTTGGTAGAACCTGTCCAGCCGAAAGAAGCAACACCATATAATAACTTACGCAGTTTGGTTTTAGCCCTGTCACGTACAGTTGCGAAGTCAGGGATCAGACCGGAATACCAGAACAGGAGAGATACTGTGAAGTAAGTAGAGATCGCGAACACGTCCCATAAGAGCGGAGAGTTGAAGTTCACCCACAGCGGACCACGTGTATTCGGATAAGGCAATACGAAGAAGGCCATCCATACACGACCCATGTGGAAGATCGGGAACTGACCCGCACACATTACCGCAAAGATCGTCATCGCTTCTGCTGCACGGTTTACACCAGTACGCCAGCCTTGACGGAAGAGGAGGAGGATCGCGGAGATCAGTGTACCGGCGTGACCGATACCTACCCACCATACGAAGTTGGTAATGTCCCAACCCCAACCGATCGTTTTATTCAGGTTCCACACACCCGTACCGTAGTAAACTTCCCAGGTTACGGAGAAGGCGCCAAATGCCAGCAGCATTAGGGAAATGAAAAAGCCCACATACCACAATTTACCAGGCTTGGCTTCAATCGGGCTGATGATATCTTCTGTTACCTGGTGGTAATCTTTCACCCCATCAACTAATGGTTCTCTTAGTGTGGATTCGTACTTTAAATGCATAATTCTTTAAGCTTTTACCCCTAACCTGCACCTGGATGCAGAATAAGGAGCTTTAATTGTTCTAAACTTAAAACTTTATCTCTCTGTTAATCTTTCAATCTAATCAGCTCAACCCCGGCTTACGCTTCGTGTTTTGCTGCTGCTTCATGATGAGCTTCTTCTTCATGATGTCCTTTCAACTTAGGCTCAGCAGCTTTGTTTCTGATCTTAGCCAGGTAGTTGATAGAAGGTAATGTATGGGTTTGTTCCAGTACATAGTACATCCTTTCTGTCTGCTCTTCTGTACGCAGTTTAGCGATGCGGCTTTCTTTGTCGTTAATGTTACCGAATACGATCGCATCAGCAGCACATGCAACCTGACAAGCTGTTTTAGCTTCGCCATCCTTCATCGGACGACCCGCTTTCTTAGCAGTCAGTTTAGCATCCTGTAAACGCTGTACGCAGAAAGAACATTTTTCCATTACACCACGGCTACGAACCACAACATCTGGGTTCAGTACCATACGTGTCAGATCATCGTTCATACCTGCTACGTCATACAGGTTATTTTCAAAGCTGTCAGCACCATTCCAGTCTCTCCAGTTGAAGCGACGAACTTTATACGGACAGTTGTTAGCGCAATAACGGGTACCGATACAACGGTTGTAAGCCATCTGGTTGATACCTTCAGAGCTGTGGTTGGTAGCTGCTACCGGACAAACATTCTCACAAGGAGCGTTATCACAGTGCTGACACAGCATCGGCTGGAATACTACTTCCGGGTTGTTTTCATCACCTGCGAAGTAGCGGTCGATTCGCAGCCAGTGCATTTCGTGTGCTTTCAGCACCTGCTCTTTACCAACTACAGATACGTTGTTTTCAGCCTGACATGCAATAGTACAAGCGCCGCAACCGAAACAGGTGTTCAGGTCGATAGACATACCCCATTTAATACCCTGATAGTGGTGAACATCCGGATAAAGGGTACCATCTTTACGGAAATCAGGACCAAACTGATCCAGCTCTCTGCGGTCTTCGTTTACCTCTTTAGGGTTCTTAATGAACTCTTCAAGAGTAGTTTCTTTTATGATAGGACGACCTTCATAGCTGTTATGCGTCTGCGTCACACCTACCTGAGCTACTGCACCGGTTTTTTCAACCGCAGCATCAGCAGCGAAATAATCAAAAGTCTGACCGTTGAAGCTTACTAACGGATAGGCATTTTTACCTACACCTGCAGCAGCTTTACCGGCGTTGTTGTTACGACCGTAACCAACAGCGATAGCCACAACTTCAGGATGGATACCAGGCAGGATCAGCAGCGGCAGTTCAATTTCCTTACCGTTTGCTTTGATCTTCAGTACAGTTCTGTCGTTGTTGATTTCGTAGTCGTCACCCAGCTGCGTATTGAACGTTTTAGCGAGGGTGTTGGATATTACAGCGTAGTTATCCCATGTAGCACGGGTGATCGGATCCGGCATTTCCTGCAACCAGGGGTTGTTCGCCTCTTTACCATTACCGATAGCAACTTTCTGATACAGTACCAGTTCCAGCTTACCGCCTTTCTTGGCACTGTTAATCTTAGCAGCTGCACCAGCAACGTCGCCGGCGAAAGTAGCACCACCTAAAGCAGCTGGCTGAGCCGGCTCGATGATACCATCCTGGAGGATTTTATCCCAGGCTTCCTGGCTACCCAGTTTAGTGATCCACTCATTTTTCAGGAAATCTTCCCATGATGTAGCGTTTCCGCTCCACGCCAGCAGGCTAGATTCAAACGCACGTGTTTTGAACAGCGGCGCGATTGTTGGCTGTATAAAGCTGAAGTATCCGGTACGGCCTTCTGCATCTCCCCAGCTTTCCAGGAAGTGATGTGCAGGAGCTGCGTATTTAAATAATTCAGAAGTTTCGTCTTTACGATCGTTGAATGTAACGCTCAGTTTCACCTGTTTAACACCGGAGATGAATTTCGCGGAGTCAAAGTAGTCGTAAGCCGGGTTAACACCATATACGAATAATGCACCGATGCTACCTGTATTCAGATCGCTTACCAGCTGGGTCATTTCGCTGTCGATACCCTGACGGTAACCAGCGGTAGAGTTCCAGTCGATAGTAGTACCATTCGCGCCGATCTGGCTGTTGATGGCATTTACAATGATCTGTACGTTCACATCGTTTGAACCACTTACTACCAGCGCTTTACCCTGGTTTTCTTTCAGTGATTTCGCAGCTTTTTCAATACCTTCTGCCAGACGTTTGTCAGCGATAGCCGGTTTGCTTACCGCACCACCCACAGCGCTCAGCAACGCCAGTGCTACAGCACCGAGTTCAGAAGGCTTATGTGTGAATCTTTCGTCAGCATTGGCACCGGTAACGCTCATCATACTTTCAAACTGGAAATGTTTGCTCATTTCCGGTCTCTTCTGATCGATCTTACGGTTAACACCATAACCCTTAGAATACTCTACAGGGTTCAGCCAGGTACCCAGGAAATCTGCATCCAGACTCACAATAGTCTTTGCATTTTCGAAGTGGTAAACCGGCAGTGCTCTTTTTCCGTAAGAAGCTTCGTTAGCCAGCAGCATACCTGAGTAGGACACTGCATCATATGTTACATGACGGAAACCAGGATATTTCGCCTGGAAACCTGCAATAACTTTCTTAGTAGAAGGACTGATAATAGTAGAAGTCAGTAACACGATAGGAGCACCGCCCAGACCAGCCAGTGCAGCACCTACCTGTTTGTCCAGCTCCGCCCACGTTGTTTCCGCACCATTGATAGTAGGGAAACGCAGACGAGCTGCATCGTACAGGCTCAGCACAGAACCCTGTACTCTTGCTGTGGAAGCTGTACCGGTGATAGTAGACAGATCGTTACCATCAACTTTAATCGGACGGCCTTCACGGGTCTTAACGACGATAGGCAGATATTCTCCGTCTACTGCGTAAGTGGAAGCGTAATAGTTAGGTACACCGGGAGTGATTTCTTCCGGCTTATTTACGTATGGTATTGCTTTCTTAACAGGCGTTTCGCAACTAGCCGCAATTGTAGCAGCTGCGGTAGTGAACCCCAGGTATTTAAGGAAATCCCTGCGGGGTGTAGTAGCATTCAACAGGCTTTCACTCTCCTCAAAAGGCAGATCCTCTCTAAATTCGTTATTCACAATCTCCTGATGTTCCTTGGTATTGTGCAACTCCTCCAAGCCTTTCCAATACTTTTTTTGCTCCATGTTATTTATACTAACGAGTTACGGATATTTGTTTTAGAACTTTGAAGCCCCTCGTTGAAGTACAGCATGCCGGCATAACGATTTACATTCGCTAACAATCCCCTAAGCTTCCTTCACCCGATTTACTTCCTCTATATTAATAGTGACATTTCTGACATTCAGTACCACCTACCATCTCAACGGTTACGCTGTCGATCTTGCCTTCTTTCACCTGCTGGTGGAACTGTTCAAAAATGCTGTAATATTTATTATCTGCGAACTGCACTTTAGTTGTACGGTGACAGTTTACGCACCAGCCCATTGACAGCTCAGCAAACTGATGAACTTCGTCCATCTCAGTGATCGCACCGTGACAGGTCTGACACTGTTGTTTACCAGCTACTACGTGTTGAGAGTGGTTGAAGTAAACGTGATCAGGCAGGTTGTGGATTCTGGTCCACTGGATTGGTTTGCCAGGTTTAGTGTAAGCCTGTGCTTTCTTATCCCAACCGACATGATCGTATAATTTCTGGATTTCTGCAGTACCATTTACCTTCTTACCTTCTGCAGTGTACAGGTCAGCACCACCATACTCACTGATAGTCTTGTGACAGTTCATACAGATATTCTCAGAAGGAATCATAGCATGCTTACTCTTCTCAGCACCCGCGTGGCAATACAGACAGTTGATCTGGTTAACACCTGCGTGAACTTTGTGAGAGTAGAAGATGGGTTGCTCTGGCATGTAGTCTTTCTGACGACCCAGGCCGATCGCACCATTGATTGTATAGTAACCACCTACGATGAACAGCAGCAGGATCACCAGGGCGATGTAAGCTTTGTTCTTGTAGAAAGGAACCGGATCCGGAGTAGGTACACCGTCTTTATCACCAGCAAGCTTGTTCAGGTTACTGTTGATCTGCATCAGGATCAGCGCAACGATAGCGAGGATCAGTGTGATGATACCAAACAGCAGACTGTTGTTACCGCCATCTTCAGTACTACCACCAGGAGTTGGACCATCTCCTTTCTTAGGACCAACTTCTTTGGTACTTTCATCAGCGATGTAAGCCAGGATGTCATCGATATCAGCATCTGTAAATGCAGGGAAACCAGGCATTACCTGCTTGTTAAAATCATTGAAGAGTTTAACAGCATAAGCATCACCTGAAGCTACCACAGAAGATGAGTTATGAATCCATTGGTGCAATAATTTCTTATCAGACCAACGTTCCTCCACACCCTTCAGTGCAGGACCAGTAACTTGTTTGTGAACATTATGGCAGCTGGCGCAATTCTGCTGAAACAATGTTTTACCCTTGCCTGCATCTGCTGCCCTTACTGATAAGGACGCGATCATTGCAACGCATAGGACAAGAACACTCACAAAATGCTTGCGCATAAGAATGGAAACACGACGATACACAGCCTATTTAGTTTAGATTTGACCTTAAGTTTCTTTAAAAGTGCTCACAAAAATAAGACACAATGTTGACAATTTATCAACAATTATAAAAAATTCTTACTTGCTTCACTGATTCCTTTTCACTATATATATTCCGCTAAAGCACGTATTGATCAATGCTTTTCGCATGAGAAAAAACATGATAAAAGTCATGATTCTCGACAAACTCTTGCATTCTTTATCGTTCTCCTTATATATATAATGGTGTGTCCTTTGGGATGGTATTATTTTTGTCTGGACTGTTGTTTTCTTAACTTCCTTGTGCTTATCAGGTTCCATTTATAACCCTCCCGGTACCTGGAATGTTCAAACCTCTCCATAAATAAGACCAATTAGTTACTTTTGCGCCGTCTTATAATTTAACATACGCACTTTGAAAAATATAGCCATCTTCGCCTCAGGAGCAGGTAGTAACGCACAAAAAATTATTGATCATTTCCGGAACTCTTCCATTGCAAGGGTCGCTTTGATACTTTGTAATAAACCGGAGGCCGGCGTGCTGAAGATAGCCGAAAAAGAAGGTATCCCCTCCGTACTGATCGAAAAAGAAGGTTTTTTCCGTACGGACCATTATATAAAGGTATTAAAGGATGCCTCCACCGACCTCGTCGTATTGGCCGGTTTCCTCTGGAAAGTACCCGCTAACCTGGTACAGGCTTTTCCGGACCGTATCATTAATATACACCCGGCCCTGTTACCTAAATATGGTGGTAAAGGCATGTATGGCAACTTCGTACACGAAGCAGTGATCCTGGCAAAAGAAACAGAAAGTGGCATCACCATCCACTTCGTCAACGAAAAATATGATGATGGCGCAACAATCCTCCAGGAACGTTGTACGATCACCCCGGATGATACCCCCGAGACCCTCGCAGCTAAAATCCACCTGCTTGAACATCAATGGTATCCTCTAATTGTGGAACGATTATTGACCTCATAATCACGGGCTTTCAGCTCAGCTGTAGGCGCCCTTCTGAACCTACAATTGCTGGCGGCCACCGTCAAATGCAGACAACTATATGAAACAACCACTGCTTGTTATTTGCCTGTTATGCCTGAGTGGAATGTCCCTCTATGCCCAGGACAAAAAGCCCTTTCACCGGTCTACCTATATTAAGGTAAATCCCGCCCGGCTGATCAATCAGCTGGAATTCACCGTTGAACAGGAACTCACTCAACGCCTGAGCCTTGAACTGGGTGTCGCCGGTATCTACACAGATTACCCCGATTACATCCTCGCCAGGAAAATAGATATCGGCCAGAAAAAACCAGATATCAGCACAGAACAATTCGTCGATGGGAGAGGACTCGGATTCAGTGCCAGCCTCCGCTGGTACCTCGTCACCCAGAAAGACGACATTACACGCGCCCAGGGTACCTACTTTCAACCCGTCCTTACATATAAGAAGGTATTTTACCCCAACGAGAAAATCAATATCCGGGGTACCGAATACGAAAACACCGGCGATAAAGACGTCTACGCCATCCAGTTCCTGCTGGGCCGCCAGATCACCCGGGACAGATTCGTTATAGACCCCTATGTCGGCCTCGGCGTCCGCGCAAAAGTTTACGACTACAATAACTTTTATGATAATAATGGTGTAGCCGACTCCAGAGACGGACGTCTCATCAGTGTACTGCCCAGTCTGCATTTAGGCATAAAAATCGGATTGCGTTTATAACAGTCCGCCAGCGGCGCCATTTCCCGTTTACAAACCTAATTCTTCGGCCACCCGCCTGCCGGCAGGGTGCCTAAACGTATTTAGCTAATTGTGTACTACCTTTGTGATGTAAAACGACTGGCATTATGTCTAAAAAGAATGTGTTCTATATTATATTTTTTGCCCTGTTATCCATCGCTTTCCTCGGCTACTCAGGTTATGTGATCAAAGGTGAGAAAGGCAGTTTCTTCGGGGAAGAGAAATTACCCATACTTGGCACCAACGGCCATATTATCGGCGGCTTCTCTTTTGTGAACCAGGAAGGCAAAACAATCACCAGCAAAGACGTTGAAGGGAAAGTATATGTAGCGGAATATTTTTTTACTACCTGCACCAACATCTGCCCCAAGATGAATGCAAATATGATGAAAGTCTATGCCGCCTATAAAGATGAACCCCGTTTCCGCATATTATCTCACACCGTAGATCCGGAAACCGACAGTATCCCTGTATTGAAAAAATATGCAGAAGAACACGGCGCAGATCCCAGTAACTGGTGGTTCCTCACCGGTAGCAAAAAAGAACTCTATAAACTGGCCAGAGCCGGTTATATGGTGGATAATGGAACATTCACCGGTGATGATGACTTCGTGCACACCCAATGGTTCGCCCTGGTAGATGGCGAAGCCCGTGTAAGAGGATTATATGAAGGCACGAAAAAAAGTGATGTAGACAAAATGATCGTTGACATCAACCGGTTGCTAAAGGAAAAACAATAACTCATTATAAATTATCATGAGCAACAAGAACAAAGCAAGTATTACCGAACTGCTCAGGGAAAGTAAGCTGAGCATTACGGATACCCGGGTGAAGATACTGGAACTGTTCATGAACAGCAATGGTGCACTTGAACACAGCAGTTTTGAAAAACTGGCCGGTCAGAGCTTTGACCGCGTAACAGTTTACCGCACATTACAAACCTTCCTGGATAAAGGGATCATCCATAGCATCCCAACCACAGATACCTCCATCCGTTATGCACTCTGCCGATCGGAGTGCTCGGAACATGATCACCATGATCATCACGTGCATTTTAAATGTGAAGAGTGTGGTAATACCACCTGCCTGGATACGGAAGTCCCCGATATCCACCTACCAAAAGGATATGCCGCACATAACGTGGATGTCGTAGTGAGTGGAGTGTGCAAGGAATGTAAATAAATTAGGAATTAGGAATTAAGAATTAAGAATTGTTGACTAATAGCCTTCCATTTACTTAATCAGGTTAACATCGTTCCGGATAGATATAAAATAATAGGGCACTTCGTTAATGAAGCGCCCTATTGTTTTATAAAAAGTCAATTAATACAAATAATTCCTAATTCCTAATTCCTAATTTTCCTCGCTCACCTTTTCTATCTCAGCCTGTACAAAAGCCGCCAGCTCCTGCACATAAGCAGGGGAGAAGTCAAATTTGATACCCGCCGCTTTATACAGTTCCGGCAAAGTACGGGTGCTACCCAGACTGAGTGCATTGACATAATTATCCAGCGCCTGCTGCTTGTTCTCTTTGAACTGTTTCCACATAGCAATGGCCCCTAACTGCGCAATACCATATTCTATATAATAGAATGGTACCTCAAACAGGTGTAATTGTCGCTGCCAGCCAATCGCTTTATAATCTTCCCAGCCGCTCCAGTCAACTACTCCGGTAGCAAATTCATCCTGTATGGCTACCCATGCAGCTGTACGCTCTTCTACCGTATGTTGCGGGTTTTCGTACAACCAGTGCTGGAATTTATCAATGATAGCGATCCATGGGAAAATCACGATCGCCCGTTCCAGCTGCTGCAGTTTGGCTCTGCGCAGTTCCTCCTCATTACTAAAGAATATATTCCAGTAGTCCATCGTGAACAACTCCATACTCATGCTCGCCACTTCCGCGATCTCCATCGGATACTCCTTGAAAGCACTCAGTGACAGATTATGACTCAGGAAAGAATGTACCGCATGACCTCCTTCATGTACCATGGTAGTCAGGTCTTTCATCTGACCGGCTGCATTCATAAAGATGAAAGGCACCCCGGTTTCTGCCAGCGGACAGTTATAACCACCTGGTGCTTTACCCTTACGGCTTTCCAGATCCAGCCGTCCTAATTGCTGCATTACCCGCAGACAGTTACCAAAGAAAGGTCCCAGTTGATCAAAACACTCAATCGCCTTGTTAACCAGCTCGTCTCCGGTCTGGAAAGGGGACAGTGGTTTCACCCCCTGTGGCTCCGCATCGGAATCCCAGGGTTTCAGTACATCCAGTCCCAGTTTAGCGCGATGTTTCTCCTGCAGACTTTTTACCAATGGCACAATGTGTTCCTTTACGGCAGTGTGAAACTGGAAACAGTCTTCTTTTGTATAGTCGAAACGTCCGAGATCTTCGAATTTATAATCACGGTAATTGGCAAAACCGGCATTCTTTGCCACCTGGTCTCTCTTGGTAATCAGATTAGTAAAGAGCTGATCAAGGGTGTCTTTATCTTCCAGACGACGCTTCGCCGTTTTTGTAAATACTTCTTCCCTTAATTCGCGGTTGCTGTCTTCCAGGAAGCGGGCCGCCTGTTGCAGGGTATATTCCTGTCCATTGACGGTAATAGTCATCTTACCGGCAATAGCGCCATATTGCTGTGACTGAACACTCAGTTCTGCCAGCAGTGGCACGTTCTCTTCACGGAACAGTTTTACCTGTTTACGCACACTCCGCAGGTAAGTAGCATACAGATCCTGATCCAGGTTCTTTACCCATTCACTGGCCAGCAGCTTTTTATTCAGTGCATCTGCATAAGGTTGCAGTTTGGGCTGTATTTCCATACAGAAGTAAGCGAATGCCTCTTCCAGGGATTTGTCGGTTGTATCGCAGGTCATGCGTATCTGGCGCCAGCAGGCATCCTCACTGATGACCGCCTCCAGTTCACTGATATCCTTCAGCCACTGCTCCAGCGCCGCTACACTTTCGAGCGGCCTTTGCTGCAACTCCTCAAAATATGGCTGCAATGCCTCCCACGTTGTTACCGTAAAGTCTTCAGGTAACAGTTTACGTGGCTGTTTCTCAATATTTGCGTCTAAAGTCTTCATTTTACTAAAATAAGAAATTCCAGTGCAAAGACCTGAGGTGGAAATAAGAAGGTCTGTTTAGTTATCTAAACTATAGTCATGCTTCGTTACAGCTGCCTTTCGCAACGAAGGATCAATGCAGGATAACTATAGTCTGACTAATAGAAAATGATTGTTTTCGGGGTGTAATACCAGGGGAAAGATACGACTTAGCTTCTGTACGGGCAATAAAAAACCAGACGCTGCATACGATAAACACAAAGCGTCTGGCATTAGAAACCAATAAATTATCTAAGAATTACTCTTCAGTTTTCTTTTTCTTAGGAGCAGCCTTTTTCTTAGGCGCTTCTTCACCTTCAGCAGCAGGAGCGTCTTCTTTCTTAGCTCTCGCTTTTTTAGGTTTTTCAGCCGGAGCTTCTTCAGTTGC contains the following coding sequences:
- a CDS encoding SCO family protein, producing the protein MSKKNVFYIIFFALLSIAFLGYSGYVIKGEKGSFFGEEKLPILGTNGHIIGGFSFVNQEGKTITSKDVEGKVYVAEYFFTTCTNICPKMNANMMKVYAAYKDEPRFRILSHTVDPETDSIPVLKKYAEEHGADPSNWWFLTGSKKELYKLARAGYMVDNGTFTGDDDFVHTQWFALVDGEARVRGLYEGTKKSDVDKMIVDINRLLKEKQ
- a CDS encoding Fur family transcriptional regulator; translation: MSNKNKASITELLRESKLSITDTRVKILELFMNSNGALEHSSFEKLAGQSFDRVTVYRTLQTFLDKGIIHSIPTTDTSIRYALCRSECSEHDHHDHHVHFKCEECGNTTCLDTEVPDIHLPKGYAAHNVDVVVSGVCKECK
- a CDS encoding M3 family oligoendopeptidase, with protein sequence MKTLDANIEKQPRKLLPEDFTVTTWEALQPYFEELQQRPLESVAALEQWLKDISELEAVISEDACWRQIRMTCDTTDKSLEEAFAYFCMEIQPKLQPYADALNKKLLASEWVKNLDQDLYATYLRSVRKQVKLFREENVPLLAELSVQSQQYGAIAGKMTITVNGQEYTLQQAARFLEDSNRELREEVFTKTAKRRLEDKDTLDQLFTNLITKRDQVAKNAGFANYRDYKFEDLGRFDYTKEDCFQFHTAVKEHIVPLVKSLQEKHRAKLGLDVLKPWDSDAEPQGVKPLSPFQTGDELVNKAIECFDQLGPFFGNCLRVMQQLGRLDLESRKGKAPGGYNCPLAETGVPFIFMNAAGQMKDLTTMVHEGGHAVHSFLSHNLSLSAFKEYPMEIAEVASMSMELFTMDYWNIFFSNEEELRRAKLQQLERAIVIFPWIAIIDKFQHWLYENPQHTVEERTAAWVAIQDEFATGVVDWSGWEDYKAIGWQRQLHLFEVPFYYIEYGIAQLGAIAMWKQFKENKQQALDNYVNALSLGSTRTLPELYKAAGIKFDFSPAYVQELAAFVQAEIEKVSEEN